From the Thermus brockianus genome, the window GGAGAAGCCCCTGGAGCTCGGCGAAGCCCTCGGGGGCCAGGGGGATGGCGTAGCGGAAGAAGGCGAAGACCCCCACCTTGTAAAGGGTGCCGAGGGCGTCCGCCAGGCCCGAGGGGTGGTTTTCCCGGTGGAAGAGGGGAAGCCAGGCGTGCACCGGGAAGAGGGGCGTCTTGATGGCAAAGGCCAAGGCGAAGCCCAGGAAGACCCAGAGGGCGGCCTCGCCCCGCACGGGGTGGGCGAGGAGGTCCTTGAGGAGGAAGGTGGGGCTTCCCCCTAGGGCCTTTACCGCCAGGATGGCGGCCAGCATGGGCAAGGAGCCCACCAGGGTGAAGAGGAGGAAGGTGTAGATGGCCTTAAGCCGGCCTTCCCCGCCATAGAAGAGGAGCATGAGGAGGGCGGGGATCAGGGCCGCTTCAAAGAAGAGGTAGAAGACCACCAGGTCCTGGGCGGAGAAGAGGCCTAAAAGGAGCCCCTCCATGAGGAGGGCGAGGCCCAGAAAGCGCCCCTCCACCCGGGCCACCAGGGCCCCTAGGAGGACGGTGAGGCCCACCGTGAGGAAGAAGAGGGCGGAAAGCCCGTCCAGGGCGAAGGCCCAGTGGACCCCCGCCCCCGGCAGGAGGGGCAGGCTTAGGGCGAAGCTTTCCCCGCCCCTTTGCGCCAGGAAAAGGGCCAGGTTGAGGAGGAAGGAGGCCAAGGCCCCCAGGACCCCCAGGGCCCTAGGGGCGCCCAAGAGGAGGAGCACCCCGAAGAGGATGGGTAGGAGGATGGCCAGGACTACCACCGCATCACCCCCAGAAGGACAAGGACGCCCAGCACGAAGAGGAGGGCGTACACCCTAAGGTAGCCCGCCTGGAGCCGGGCCGTGCCCTGCCCCAGGCCCCGCACCGCACCCCCCAGGCCAAAGTACCCCCTAAGGAGGCCAAAGTCCCCCTGAAGGAGGGCCTCGGCTAGGGCCTTCAGGGGGTTCACCAGGAGGGCGTTGTAGATCTGGTCCACGTAGAAGCTTTCCCGGCTCGCCCGCTCAAAGGCCAGGTACCAGGCGGGGAAGGCTTTGCGTTGGAAGAAGGTGTAGCCGAGCCAAAGCCCGAGGAGGGCCACCAGGGCGGAGAGGGCGATGAGGCCCCACTCGGCCCCCAAGGAGAGGTGGTGGGCCTCCACCTCCGCCAAAGCCGGCTTCAGGAAGGGCTCTAGGGCGTTGGGCAAGGGGTGGGGCAGGGCCAGGTAGCCCGCGAGCACCGAGCCCAGGGCCAGGAGGTGGTTGGGCCAGAGCATCACCGCCGGGGCCTCGTGGGGGTGGTGGTGGCCCCGCTCCTCCCCCAGGAAGACCAAAACGAACCAGCG encodes:
- a CDS encoding complex I subunit 4 family protein, which encodes MVVLAILLPILFGVLLLLGAPRALGVLGALASFLLNLALFLAQRGGESFALSLPLLPGAGVHWAFALDGLSALFFLTVGLTVLLGALVARVEGRFLGLALLMEGLLLGLFSAQDLVVFYLFFEAALIPALLMLLFYGGEGRLKAIYTFLLFTLVGSLPMLAAILAVKALGGSPTFLLKDLLAHPVRGEAALWVFLGFALAFAIKTPLFPVHAWLPLFHRENHPSGLADALGTLYKVGVFAFFRYAIPLAPEGFAELQGLLLFLAALSALYGAWVAFSATDFKTLLAYAGVSHMGVAALGVFSGTPEGALGGLYLLAASGVYTGGLFLLAGKLYERLHTLEIGRYRGLSHSAPGLAALALFLFLAMVGLPGLAGFPGELMTLLGAYKASPWLAGIAFLSVIASAAYALTAFQKTFWEEEGKGVADLKGEEWPFALLAVVALVLMGVFPGFFLQGLEPLAEAFARILGGGA